Within the Channa argus isolate prfri chromosome 12, Channa argus male v1.0, whole genome shotgun sequence genome, the region AGAAAGTTGACAACATCAATACAGGAAACataaaactgattttctttACCTTCCTGGTGCTTGACAGAGATCCAACTGTGTGAAGAAGGTGTTGTAGAtttttctgtagagagaatcacctgttcaggtgaacatgtggatgaaataagtgttgaaatcaaagtgaagctcctgacctgtgacgtagatccagctgggtggagactctccatgactgctgatgtgacacttgtagaggccttcatcagacttggtaacatggtggatggtcatgtgacctgtaggctcagtcctgatgagggagccatctttatagaaatcagctgggagcttggagggaggcctctttgtttgacagtgcagagagacatcatgtccctccatcacagggaggacaggactctgcaggatcactgctccacctcaacacagagacaaactacagcatttcatccatttccacacagcttcatcaacactaactccacagtctgatcttaccagtgacagtgatggtgatgctgttactggttgatccctctctggactcacaccagtaaactccactgtccaatGGGTCAATGTAGCTGAAATCACACAGAGATCCAGATAATGTTCCCCAACCATCTCCACACTGACTCATCTGTCTTTTgcttgtgttcctcctcactgtccatccagcagagttgtcgtcctcctcacagctcagagagacagattcttcttcaaacagctgagagaagttgggactcacagtcagacgAGCTGTGAGGAATTCAGCATGTAGTTAACATCATGTTACAAATAAAACTCAACAATCCCagacatattatttatttacttattttacctCTCAGCTGAattaaattctgtctacaatgaaataaatgatCTTCCTCTCTAATTAACATAGAAATCATAGGGTTCTGCTTTCCTGAATCAACACAAATATCATCTATAGGAATGAATATGTCTCTGTAGAACACAGCTGCAATTAgtccatttttaaaca harbors:
- the LOC137137817 gene encoding low affinity immunoglobulin gamma Fc region receptor II-like — translated: MDETSLQWLLFVTSLLCCSTNQARLTVSPNFSQLFEEESVSLSCEEDDNSAGWTVRRNTSKRQMSQCGDGWGTLSGSLCDFSYIDPLDSGVYWCESREGSTSNSITITVTGGAVILQSPVLPVMEGHDVSLHCQTKRPPSKLPADFYKDGSLIRTEPTGHMTIHHVTKSDEGLYKCHISSHGESPPSWIYVTEKSTTPSSHSWISVKHQEEKPTISPLPTSQSSPHLYVLLSVLSVLGLVLLVILVLLMRRCVQRKLKDCGPAAVTTEDVSYGQIVIKSTPRRSAAETDPAAVYSAVRSEDVSYGQIVIRPNRSRDFPPEPEVVYSSLRSNFTPSLLQSNH